In Clostridia bacterium, the DNA window CCCGGACATGCTGCTTATAGCTGATGTATGCCTGTGCGAATACACAAGCCATGGACACTGTGGTTTGATAGAGGAAGGCAGCGTCATAAACGACAGTTCTGTGGAACTGATCGTAAAATCTGCACTGAGCTATGCAGAGGCGGGAGCGGATATCATAGCTCCATCTGATATGATGGACGGAAGAGTGGGAGCTATAAGAAAAGCATTGGATAATAACGGATATCAGGACAAGGCTATTATGGCATACAGTGCCAAATATTCATCCTCCTTTTATGGGCCTTTCCGCGATGCAGCCCACTCAAAGCCTGCATTTGGAGATAGAAAAACATACCAGATGGATTATTCCAATATCAGAGAGGCCATAAAAGAAGTGGAACTGGATATCGAAGAGGGGGCTGACATAGTTATGGTAAAGCCGGCTCTTGCCTATCTGGATGTAATAAGCGAGGTATACAGAACTTTTGATGTCCCGGTAGCAGCATATAATGTAAGCGGTGAATATGCCATGATCAAAGCTGCTGTCCAAAACGGCTGGATTGATGAAAAAGGTGCAGTCATGGAATCCGTCACTGCCATAAAGAGAGCAGGGGCGAAGATTATTATCACCTATTTTGCAAAGCAGATTGCAGAATGGGTAAATAGGCGGAGATAGAATTATGAAAAACGAACTGTCGAAAAAACTTTTTGAAAAAGCCGTGGAAATCATACCCGGCGGTGTAAACAGCCCGGTAAGGGCATATAAGTCAGTGGGCTTAAATCCACCATTCATTAAAAAGGCAAAGGGCTCAAAAATTTACGATGTCGATGGGAATGAATACATTGACTATGTTGGCTCCTGGGGC includes these proteins:
- the hemB gene encoding porphobilinogen synthase; translation: MELIKRPRRLRTSEGMRKLVRETAISVGDLIYPMFIVGGNGIKNEIHSMPGVFQLSIDNFLRELEDVSALGIPGVLLFGIPDFKDDAGSQAYDPEGVVQRALREAKKKFPDMLLIADVCLCEYTSHGHCGLIEEGSVINDSSVELIVKSALSYAEAGADIIAPSDMMDGRVGAIRKALDNNGYQDKAIMAYSAKYSSSFYGPFRDAAHSKPAFGDRKTYQMDYSNIREAIKEVELDIEEGADIVMVKPALAYLDVISEVYRTFDVPVAAYNVSGEYAMIKAAVQNGWIDEKGAVMESVTAIKRAGAKIIITYFAKQIAEWVNRRR